One Mya arenaria isolate MELC-2E11 chromosome 5, ASM2691426v1 genomic window carries:
- the LOC128236113 gene encoding transmembrane and ubiquitin-like domain-containing protein 2, producing the protein MSWIEGVGDEVTIILCFTLVVGILLIAWLSTGIREIPFISVIVVQLRRRRLIGAQQAQPAGTNATEPVQPISDQATGDTNSQTEQSQPTGDKENEVPTSIAASEEGASVEIAGGEVKEPEANANEISASSGLEESENKQSNSENDNFQSAIEKPASAEELRERRLEFLSGQTQSTQIVNNTGSENTDNTTAPSSSSVSHTKSLSQLASNLLSQQLNGSNDSSSVDQENVETITSSTGSQSVRESSNAGSQAGTESNERVTENPEIAPGEIRVRIKFLNDTQRLVTAPHDETIGSFRRRHFSEELAELKLVRFIFNGRDLRDDSSTLQSNNIGDNCVLHCLVTQQRQNEQQQPVGEEGGIDIGLLMFPLFGLILLIIWYLRFTYRQFFNVTSTLTLAGITFLYLLALGSVLRPVRHHEHID; encoded by the exons ATGTCCTGGATTGAAGGAGTGGGGGATGAGGTGACGATCATCCTCTGCTTCACCTTGGTCGTTGGTATCCTGCTCATCGCCTGGCTATCTACAG GTATCAGAGAAATTCCATTCATCAGTGTTATAGTGGTACAGCTAAGACGACGAAGACTTATCGGAGCCCAGCAAGCTCAACCAGCTGGTACAAATGCTACTGAGCCTGTGCAGCCAATCTCAGATCAGGCAACGGGGGACACAAATAGCCAAACAGAGCAAAGTCAACCTACCGGTGATAAAGAAAATGAAGTACCTACCAGTATAGCAGCAAGTGAAGAAGGTGCTAGTGTTGAAATTGCAGGTGGAGAGGTAAAAGAGCCTGAAGCAAATGCTAATGAAATATCTGCAAGTTCGGGTTTAGAGGAATCAGAAAATAAACAGTCGAACTCAGAAAATGATAATTTCCAAAGTGCAATTGAAAAACCTGCATCAGCAGAGGAGCTTAGGGAAAGGAGACTGGAATTCCTCTCAGGACAAACTCAGTCAACCCAAATTGTAAATAACACTGGCAGTGAAAACACTGATAATACAACTGCACCATCTAGTTCATCTGTGTCTCATACAAAGTCCCTTAGCCAACTAGCATCTAACTTATTATCTCAGCAACTTAATGGTAGTAACGATTCCAGTAGTGTTGACCAAGAAAATGTTGAAACTATTACTTCCTCTACTGGTTCCCAATCTGTTAGGGAGAGCAGTAATGCTGGGAGCCAGGCTGGAACAGAAAGTAATGAAAGAGTGACTGAAAACCCAGAAATTGCTCCCGGTGAGATCAGAGTCCGAATAAAGTTCCTGAATGATACACAGAGACTAGTCACGGCACCGCATGATGAAACTATTGGAAGTTTTCGAAG GAGACATTTCTCTGAAGAGCTAGCTGAACTAAAGCTTGTGCGGTTTATATTCAATGGACGCGACCTTCGTGACGATTCTTCTACACTACAGAGCAACAACATTGGTGACAACTGCGTTCTACACTGCCTCGTGACACAGCAACGACAGAATGAGCAACAGCAACCAGTGGGGGAAGAGGGTGGGATAGATATCGGTCTTCTCATGTTTCCGCTATTTGGCTTGATTCTTCTCATCATATGGTACCTGAGGTTCACCTATCGCCAGTTCTTCAATGTGACTTCGACTCTTACTTTAGCAGGGATCACATTTCTGTACCTTTTAGCTCTTGGATCAGTTTTACGACCTGTGAGGCATCATGAACACATTGATTGA